The following proteins are encoded in a genomic region of Oryzias latipes chromosome 17, ASM223467v1:
- the acin1 gene encoding apoptotic chromatin condensation inducer in the nucleus isoform X1, producing the protein MADLEDVTLDGRPLQSLRVADLKAALEERGLSKSGQKNALIKRLKGALMLENLQRTSTPHIGLQPNSQIGEEMSQNSFIKQYLAKQQELLRQRLEREAREAYETNEQQDHADVNNSTQCPPPAQDITQGIAGQHMPPDPEFGSLNAGQGNANQEADVSSPPASGSVSMRVPAVEQRQDRGFASGEAAGDSDDDDSEGGEEERNDDDWDSNARRRNFREQARVPAARERSGVSRQPQQQHIPPLLSPQLRQPTPPPSPPPELSFPLPDTPKQSPPSPDVAPARHSPSTSSSGSSSSDSRSSSPEPQRGAHAERKPGPLTLLARKMASEGAFSGPSWHGTAGEGDMQDNRSLEGLVSAITHTANTAGHISFPMIPGTHQSVSGAHSAHTEVPVSVLRATVVDEKDRQFQENEKALELERQEKMKKLEQERALALEREKALEREKLERQQALEREEKEKALQRERELALERERQEREQALAREREELERQKELERQRALEQERLQREREEKEKREREERERQLELEKARERERKQQEIEQALEQARLKREREEAEKKEKERVERERALELERLEKEKIEREKALEKERMEKERIEREKALELQRIEREKALEQERLEQERKEKERVEREKALELERIEREKRENEEKERLERERALEQERIEREEREKKEKEAALEQERLERERAEKERQEQLEKEKALEQERLEKERALELERQKKEKALEEERERALERERLENEEAMKKEKEEKAKLISTEKESETCLSPSKPKPGPGIGLTSLPDPSLLSTGTARNLPTEAGERGDVGAPVTTSEAQAAKTEVTVSPHKRFHFVRVSPSQPQSSSTPMVIKRPRTFSDTPQPRGQPITASSSAKEQQLERQVSPLKQQDPQNLTNREVSTAAGQSEQKDAAKPAAHQSQQEETKRLVSEEKRVDSAKASKQDEESKGSVSADTPEQKSTDAKKKKTRSSSSNDSSSSESDSGSSSSRSSSSSSSSQDKSSSRGREEGKRERASSQHHMDTTEAQAEVLKETKNVSLCRNVNSIENNNNIDGETPNKHLSEATTRESRQTTENEEEEERGKQRQGKETAMVDSQKLSETGEETPKTFSARKISLGNNKSSPGTSSAEAEQEAGGVAGRKRRWGSSTVVTAKKPSISITTDSLKSLIPDIKPSLGQEAVVDLHPEEAALSGAEEEDRERSEQDLQIRRTVTQVVHAESPENGENEAKRSRRQEVEEEDCRAEQDRIKTQEEQVEVSLPGTVEAQIPAHTSPDVEMNTVTPSDTLIRRSISQQKTGVSITIDDPVRTAQQPSPPRGKVSNIVHICNLVRPFTLGQLKELLSRTGTLVEDGFWIDKIKSHCYVTYSSVEEAVATRTALHGVKWPQSNPKVLSVDFCQQDELDFHKSLGTAERPGDDQGPGPGRGRALGLPPLLPERDQWAEREREMERRERARAEREWDRDKIKEFGKHGEDKEGGSRRSRSRERRRKERGKSKEKKADKKADEPPAKLLDDLFCKTKATPCIYWLPLTDEQYVQRQAARAERMKEREKLRKELEEEEEKKREEERKERMKATGATTGDQGEGEKDKDRDRERDRNRDRGRDRDRERENDKRRDSHRRPGASGASSSRRSRSRSDPRDRRR; encoded by the exons ATGGCGGACCTTGAAGACGTTACGCTGGACGGGAGACCGCTTCAGTCCCTCCGAGTTGCGGATTTAAAAGCAGCTCTCGAGGAAAGAGGGCTGTCGAAAAGCGGGCAAAAGAATGCTCTCATTAAAAGACTCAAAGGG GCTCTCATGCTCGAGAATTTGCAGAGAACGTCTACACCTCACATTGGTCTCCAGCCAAACTCTCAG ATTGGTGAAGAAATGAGCCAGAACAGTTTTATTAAACAGTATTTGGCTAAGCAGCAGGAGCTTCTGAGGCAGCGTCTGGAAAGAGAGGCTCGGGAAGCATATGAAACAAACG AACAACAGGACCACGCAGACGTTAACAACAGTACACAATGCCCTCCCCCTGCCCAG GATATCACACAGGGAATAGCAGGGCAACACATGCCACCTGACCCAGAGTTTGGGTCACTGAATGCAGGACAAGGAAACGCTAATCAGGAAGCTGACGTGTCCAGTCCACCTGCTTCTGGCTCTGTATCCATGCGGGTTCCTGCTGTTGAGCAAAGGCAAGATCGAGGCTTCGCGTCCGGTGAAGCTGCAGGCGACAGCGACGACGATGACAGCGAAGGTGGAGAAGAGGAACGCAACGACGATGACTGGGACAGTAACGCTCGAAGGAGAAATTTCCGAGAACAAGCCAGAGTCCCCGCAGCAAGGGAGAGGTCAGGGGTATCCCGGCAACCACAGCAGCAACACATCCCTCCCCTTTTGTCTCCTCAACTCCGCCAACCAACACCTCCTCCCTCCCCTCCTCCAGAGTTATCATTTCCTTTACCTGATACCCCAAAGCAGAGCCCACCCAGTCCCGATGTCGCCCCAGCCAGACACTCACCCAGTACCTCCAGCTCCGGTTCCTCCAGCAGCGACAGCCGCAGTAGCAGTCCAGAACCGCAGAGGGGTGCACACGCTGAGCGCAAGCCTGGCCCACTGACCCTGCTGGCACGCAAAATGGCATCAGAGGGGGCTTTCTCTGGACCAAGTTGGCATGGCACAGCGGGAGAAGGCGATATGCAAGACAACAGGTCTCTAGAGGGTCTGGTATCTGCCATCACTCACACAGCAAATACAGCAGGCCATATATCATTTCCCATGATTCCAGGAACCCACCAGAGTGTCTCTGGTGCGCATTCTGCTCACACCGAAGTGCCTGTGAGTGTCCTAAGAGCCACAGTGGTAGACGAGAAGGACAGACAGtttcaggaaaatgaaaaagcacttGAGTTGGAACGGcaggagaagatgaagaagCTCGAGCAAGAAAGAGCACTTGCTCTCGAGAGGGAAAAAGCTCTGGAAAGAGAGAAATTGGAGCGACAGCAAGCCTTagaaagggaagaaaaagagaaggcTTTACAGCGGGAAAGAGAACTTGCTCTGGAAAGAGAAAGGCAGGAGAGGGAGCAAGCGTTGGCTAGGGAAAGGGAGGAGCTAGAAAGGCAGAAGGAGCTTGAAAGACAACGAGCTCTGGAGCAAGAACGCCTgcagagagaaagagaggagAAGGAAAAGCGGGAGCGGGAGGAAAGGGAGAGGCAGCTGGAGTTGGAGAAAGCCAGGGAGCGGGAGAGAAAACAGCAAGAGATTGAACAGGCTCTGGAACAAGCAAGATTgaagagagaaagagaagagGCAGAGAAAAAGGAGAAGGAAAGAGTCGAGAGGGAAAGAGCTTTGGAGCTTGAACggcttgaaaaggaaaaaattgaGAGGGAGAAAGCTTTGGAGAAGGAGAGAATGGAGAAGGAGAGAATTGAGAGAGAAAAAGCTTTAGAGCTCCAGAGAatagaaagagaaaaagctCTAGAGCAAGAAAGACTGGAGCAAGagaggaaggaaaaagaaagagttgAAAGAGAGAAAGCACTTGAGCTTGAGAGAATAGAGAGGGAAAAAcgagaaaatgaagaaaaagagaggCTTGAAAGAGAGCGAGCTTTAGAGCAGGAAAGAATTGAGAGGGAAGAACGAGAGAAAAAGGAGAAGGAGGCAGCTCTAGAACAGGAGAGGTTGGAGAGGGAAAGGGCTGAAAAAGAAAGGCAAGAACAGTTGGAGAAGGAGAAGGCTCTAGAGCAGGAGAGACTTGAGAAGGAAAGAGCTTTGGAGctggaaagacagaaaaaggagaaagctttggaagaagaaagagaaagGGCTCTGGAACGGGAAAGACTGGAGAATGAGGAGGCCATGaagaaggaaaaggaggagaaagCAAAGCTTATTAGCACAGAAAAGGAGAGTGAGACCTGCCTTTCTCCATCCAAACCCAAACCTGGTCCCGGGATTGGTCTGACTTCCCTGCCCGATCCTTCACTCCTGTCTACAGGAACAGCTAGAAACCTGCCGACAGAAGCAGGAGAGCGTGGAGATGTTGGTGCTCCGGTGACGACGAGTGAAGCTCAGGCAGCAAAGACTGAAGTAACCGTGTCCCCGCATAAGAGGTTTCACTTTGTACGGGTCTCCCCGAGTCAACCCCAGTCCTCATCCACTCCTATGGTTATCAAGCGGCCTCGCACGTTCTCAGACACCCCTCAGCCCAGAGGTCAACCCATCACCGCATCAAGCAGTGCCAAAGAGCAACAGCTTGAACGGCAAGTGTCCCCCCTTAAGCAGCAAGACCCACAGAATCTGACAAATCGAGAAGTTTCAACTGCAGCAGGTCAGTCTGAGCAGAAAGACGCAGCTAAACCTGCGGCGCACCAGAGTCAACAAGAGGAGACCAAAAGGCTTGTGTCTGAAGAAAAACGGGTTGATTCAGCAAAGGCTTCAAAACAAGACGAGGAAAGCAAGGGTTCTGTAAGCGCAGACACTCCAGAACAGAAGAGTACTgatgcaaagaagaaaaaaacaagatcgTCATCATCTAATGACTCCTCCTCTTCAGAGTCAGACTCTGGATCTTCATCATCTCGCTCATCGAGCTCGTCCTCATCTTCTCAGGATAAAAGTTCTTCAAGGGGGAGAGAG GAGGGGAAGCGTGAAAGGGCTTCCTCCCAGCACCACATGGACACAACAGAAGCCCAGGCAGAGGTCTTGAAAGAAACTAAAAACGTCTCTCTTTGTAGAAATGTCAATTCCATAGAGAACAACAACAATATTGATGGAGAAACTCCCAACAAG CACCTGTCTGAAGCAACAACCAGAGAATCCAGACAGACCACAGaaaatgaagaagaggaggaaagggGCAAGCAAAG GCAGGGAAAGGAGACAGCCATGGTAGATTCACAGAAGCTCTCAGAGACTGGAGAGGAG ACGCCAAAAACCTTCTCAGCGCGTAAGATCTCTCTTGGCA ACAACAAATCATCCCCAGGCACAAGCAGCGCAGAGGCGGAGCAGGAGGCTGGGGGAGTGGCTGGTCGCAAAAGGAGATGGGGCTCCAGCACGGTTGTCACTGCCAAGAAGCCTTCCATCAGCATCACCACAGATTCACTGAAG TCTCTGATTCCCGACATCAAACCCAGTTTGGGTCAGGAGGCAGTAGTGGATCTACATCCCGAGGAAGCTGCCCTCTCCGGGGCAGAGGAGGAAGACAGGGAGCGCTCGGAGCAGGACCTCCAAATCCGCCGCACTGTCACACAA GTGGTGCACGCAGAAAGCCCGGAGAATGGGGAGAACGAGGCAAAGAGGAGCAGGCGACAGGAGGTAGAGGAGGAGGACTGTCGGGCTGAGCAAGACAGAATAAAGACCCAGGAGGAGCAGGTGGAGGTCTCCCTCCCTGGAACTGTGGAAGCCCAGATTCCAGCACACACCAGCCCTGATGTAGAAATGAACACTG TGACTCCCAGCGACACCCTCATTCGTCGCTCAATCAGCCAGCAGAAAACGGGCGTTTCCATCACCATCGATGATCCTGTCCGCACAGCCCAGCAGCCCTCCCCACCCCGAGGAAAAGTCTCCAATATTGTCCACATATGCAACCTG GTGAGGCCGTTCACACTGGGacagctgaaggagctgctcagCAGAACTGGAACGCTGGTGGAGGACGGGTTCTGGATTGATAAAATCAAGTCCCACTGCTACGTCACT TATTCCAGTGTAGAGGAGGCAGTTGCTACACGGACAGCTCTGCATGGAGTGAAGTGGCCTCAGAGCAACCCAAAAGTCCTCAGTGTGGACTTCTGCCAGCAGGATGAG TTGGACTTCCACAAAAGTTTGGGAACAGCAGAACGGCCGGGTGATGATCAGGGGCCCGGCCCCGGCCGTGGGCGAGCGCTGGGCCTCCCCCCGCTGCTTCCAGAGCGAGACCAATGGGCTGAACGGGAGCGGGAGATGGAGCGCCGAGAGCGGGCTCGGGCAGAGCGCGAGTGGGATCGGGACAAGATCAAGGAGTTCGGGAAGCATGGAGAGGACAAGGAGGGGGGTTCTCGGAGATCACGTTCCAGGGAGAGGCGACGTAAGGAAAGGGGAAAGAGCAAGGAGAAGAAGGCGGATAAGAAGG CTGATGAACCTCCTGCAAAGTTGCTAGATGATTTGTTCTGCAAAACTAAAGCAACTCCCTGCATTTATTGGCTTCCACTGACTGATGAACAG
- the acin1 gene encoding apoptotic chromatin condensation inducer in the nucleus isoform X2, producing the protein MADLEDVTLDGRPLQSLRVADLKAALEERGLSKSGQKNALIKRLKGALMLENLQRTSTPHIGLQPNSQIGEEMSQNSFIKQYLAKQQELLRQRLEREAREAYETNEQQDHADVNNSTQCPPPAQDITQGIAGQHMPPDPEFGSLNAGQGNANQEADVSSPPASGSVSMRVPAVEQRQDRGFASGEAAGDSDDDDSEGGEEERNDDDWDSNARRRNFREQARVPAARERSGVSRQPQQQHIPPLLSPQLRQPTPPPSPPPELSFPLPDTPKQSPPSPDVAPARHSPSTSSSGSSSSDSRSSSPEPQRGAHAERKPGPLTLLARKMASEGAFSGPSWHGTAGEGDMQDNRSLEGLVSAITHTANTAGHISFPMIPGTHQSVSGAHSAHTEVPVSVLRATVVDEKDRQFQENEKALELERQEKMKKLEQERALALEREKALEREKLERQQALEREEKEKALQRERELALERERQEREQALAREREELERQKELERQRALEQERLQREREEKEKREREERERQLELEKARERERKQQEIEQALEQARLKREREEAEKKEKERVERERALELERLEKEKIEREKALEKERMEKERIEREKALELQRIEREKALEQERLEQERKEKERVEREKALELERIEREKRENEEKERLERERALEQERIEREEREKKEKEAALEQERLERERAEKERQEQLEKEKALEQERLEKERALELERQKKEKALEEERERALERERLENEEAMKKEKEEKAKLISTEKESETCLSPSKPKPGPGIGLTSLPDPSLLSTGTARNLPTEAGERGDVGAPVTTSEAQAAKTEVTVSPHKRFHFVRVSPSQPQSSSTPMVIKRPRTFSDTPQPRGQPITASSSAKEQQLERQVSPLKQQDPQNLTNREVSTAAGQSEQKDAAKPAAHQSQQEETKRLVSEEKRVDSAKASKQDEESKGSVSADTPEQKSTDAKKKKTRSSSSNDSSSSESDSGSSSSRSSSSSSSSQDKSSSRGREEGKRERASSQHHMDTTEAQAEVLKETKNVSLCRNVNSIENNNNIDGETPNKHLSEATTRESRQTTENEEEEERGKQRQGKETAMVDSQKLSETGEETPKTFSARKISLGSTSSAEAEQEAGGVAGRKRRWGSSTVVTAKKPSISITTDSLKSLIPDIKPSLGQEAVVDLHPEEAALSGAEEEDRERSEQDLQIRRTVTQVVHAESPENGENEAKRSRRQEVEEEDCRAEQDRIKTQEEQVEVSLPGTVEAQIPAHTSPDVEMNTVTPSDTLIRRSISQQKTGVSITIDDPVRTAQQPSPPRGKVSNIVHICNLVRPFTLGQLKELLSRTGTLVEDGFWIDKIKSHCYVTYSSVEEAVATRTALHGVKWPQSNPKVLSVDFCQQDELDFHKSLGTAERPGDDQGPGPGRGRALGLPPLLPERDQWAEREREMERRERARAEREWDRDKIKEFGKHGEDKEGGSRRSRSRERRRKERGKSKEKKADKKADEPPAKLLDDLFCKTKATPCIYWLPLTDEQYVQRQAARAERMKEREKLRKELEEEEEKKREEERKERMKATGATTGDQGEGEKDKDRDRERDRNRDRGRDRDRERENDKRRDSHRRPGASGASSSRRSRSRSDPRDRRR; encoded by the exons ATGGCGGACCTTGAAGACGTTACGCTGGACGGGAGACCGCTTCAGTCCCTCCGAGTTGCGGATTTAAAAGCAGCTCTCGAGGAAAGAGGGCTGTCGAAAAGCGGGCAAAAGAATGCTCTCATTAAAAGACTCAAAGGG GCTCTCATGCTCGAGAATTTGCAGAGAACGTCTACACCTCACATTGGTCTCCAGCCAAACTCTCAG ATTGGTGAAGAAATGAGCCAGAACAGTTTTATTAAACAGTATTTGGCTAAGCAGCAGGAGCTTCTGAGGCAGCGTCTGGAAAGAGAGGCTCGGGAAGCATATGAAACAAACG AACAACAGGACCACGCAGACGTTAACAACAGTACACAATGCCCTCCCCCTGCCCAG GATATCACACAGGGAATAGCAGGGCAACACATGCCACCTGACCCAGAGTTTGGGTCACTGAATGCAGGACAAGGAAACGCTAATCAGGAAGCTGACGTGTCCAGTCCACCTGCTTCTGGCTCTGTATCCATGCGGGTTCCTGCTGTTGAGCAAAGGCAAGATCGAGGCTTCGCGTCCGGTGAAGCTGCAGGCGACAGCGACGACGATGACAGCGAAGGTGGAGAAGAGGAACGCAACGACGATGACTGGGACAGTAACGCTCGAAGGAGAAATTTCCGAGAACAAGCCAGAGTCCCCGCAGCAAGGGAGAGGTCAGGGGTATCCCGGCAACCACAGCAGCAACACATCCCTCCCCTTTTGTCTCCTCAACTCCGCCAACCAACACCTCCTCCCTCCCCTCCTCCAGAGTTATCATTTCCTTTACCTGATACCCCAAAGCAGAGCCCACCCAGTCCCGATGTCGCCCCAGCCAGACACTCACCCAGTACCTCCAGCTCCGGTTCCTCCAGCAGCGACAGCCGCAGTAGCAGTCCAGAACCGCAGAGGGGTGCACACGCTGAGCGCAAGCCTGGCCCACTGACCCTGCTGGCACGCAAAATGGCATCAGAGGGGGCTTTCTCTGGACCAAGTTGGCATGGCACAGCGGGAGAAGGCGATATGCAAGACAACAGGTCTCTAGAGGGTCTGGTATCTGCCATCACTCACACAGCAAATACAGCAGGCCATATATCATTTCCCATGATTCCAGGAACCCACCAGAGTGTCTCTGGTGCGCATTCTGCTCACACCGAAGTGCCTGTGAGTGTCCTAAGAGCCACAGTGGTAGACGAGAAGGACAGACAGtttcaggaaaatgaaaaagcacttGAGTTGGAACGGcaggagaagatgaagaagCTCGAGCAAGAAAGAGCACTTGCTCTCGAGAGGGAAAAAGCTCTGGAAAGAGAGAAATTGGAGCGACAGCAAGCCTTagaaagggaagaaaaagagaaggcTTTACAGCGGGAAAGAGAACTTGCTCTGGAAAGAGAAAGGCAGGAGAGGGAGCAAGCGTTGGCTAGGGAAAGGGAGGAGCTAGAAAGGCAGAAGGAGCTTGAAAGACAACGAGCTCTGGAGCAAGAACGCCTgcagagagaaagagaggagAAGGAAAAGCGGGAGCGGGAGGAAAGGGAGAGGCAGCTGGAGTTGGAGAAAGCCAGGGAGCGGGAGAGAAAACAGCAAGAGATTGAACAGGCTCTGGAACAAGCAAGATTgaagagagaaagagaagagGCAGAGAAAAAGGAGAAGGAAAGAGTCGAGAGGGAAAGAGCTTTGGAGCTTGAACggcttgaaaaggaaaaaattgaGAGGGAGAAAGCTTTGGAGAAGGAGAGAATGGAGAAGGAGAGAATTGAGAGAGAAAAAGCTTTAGAGCTCCAGAGAatagaaagagaaaaagctCTAGAGCAAGAAAGACTGGAGCAAGagaggaaggaaaaagaaagagttgAAAGAGAGAAAGCACTTGAGCTTGAGAGAATAGAGAGGGAAAAAcgagaaaatgaagaaaaagagaggCTTGAAAGAGAGCGAGCTTTAGAGCAGGAAAGAATTGAGAGGGAAGAACGAGAGAAAAAGGAGAAGGAGGCAGCTCTAGAACAGGAGAGGTTGGAGAGGGAAAGGGCTGAAAAAGAAAGGCAAGAACAGTTGGAGAAGGAGAAGGCTCTAGAGCAGGAGAGACTTGAGAAGGAAAGAGCTTTGGAGctggaaagacagaaaaaggagaaagctttggaagaagaaagagaaagGGCTCTGGAACGGGAAAGACTGGAGAATGAGGAGGCCATGaagaaggaaaaggaggagaaagCAAAGCTTATTAGCACAGAAAAGGAGAGTGAGACCTGCCTTTCTCCATCCAAACCCAAACCTGGTCCCGGGATTGGTCTGACTTCCCTGCCCGATCCTTCACTCCTGTCTACAGGAACAGCTAGAAACCTGCCGACAGAAGCAGGAGAGCGTGGAGATGTTGGTGCTCCGGTGACGACGAGTGAAGCTCAGGCAGCAAAGACTGAAGTAACCGTGTCCCCGCATAAGAGGTTTCACTTTGTACGGGTCTCCCCGAGTCAACCCCAGTCCTCATCCACTCCTATGGTTATCAAGCGGCCTCGCACGTTCTCAGACACCCCTCAGCCCAGAGGTCAACCCATCACCGCATCAAGCAGTGCCAAAGAGCAACAGCTTGAACGGCAAGTGTCCCCCCTTAAGCAGCAAGACCCACAGAATCTGACAAATCGAGAAGTTTCAACTGCAGCAGGTCAGTCTGAGCAGAAAGACGCAGCTAAACCTGCGGCGCACCAGAGTCAACAAGAGGAGACCAAAAGGCTTGTGTCTGAAGAAAAACGGGTTGATTCAGCAAAGGCTTCAAAACAAGACGAGGAAAGCAAGGGTTCTGTAAGCGCAGACACTCCAGAACAGAAGAGTACTgatgcaaagaagaaaaaaacaagatcgTCATCATCTAATGACTCCTCCTCTTCAGAGTCAGACTCTGGATCTTCATCATCTCGCTCATCGAGCTCGTCCTCATCTTCTCAGGATAAAAGTTCTTCAAGGGGGAGAGAG GAGGGGAAGCGTGAAAGGGCTTCCTCCCAGCACCACATGGACACAACAGAAGCCCAGGCAGAGGTCTTGAAAGAAACTAAAAACGTCTCTCTTTGTAGAAATGTCAATTCCATAGAGAACAACAACAATATTGATGGAGAAACTCCCAACAAG CACCTGTCTGAAGCAACAACCAGAGAATCCAGACAGACCACAGaaaatgaagaagaggaggaaagggGCAAGCAAAG GCAGGGAAAGGAGACAGCCATGGTAGATTCACAGAAGCTCTCAGAGACTGGAGAGGAG ACGCCAAAAACCTTCTCAGCGCGTAAGATCTCTCTTGGCA GCACAAGCAGCGCAGAGGCGGAGCAGGAGGCTGGGGGAGTGGCTGGTCGCAAAAGGAGATGGGGCTCCAGCACGGTTGTCACTGCCAAGAAGCCTTCCATCAGCATCACCACAGATTCACTGAAG TCTCTGATTCCCGACATCAAACCCAGTTTGGGTCAGGAGGCAGTAGTGGATCTACATCCCGAGGAAGCTGCCCTCTCCGGGGCAGAGGAGGAAGACAGGGAGCGCTCGGAGCAGGACCTCCAAATCCGCCGCACTGTCACACAA GTGGTGCACGCAGAAAGCCCGGAGAATGGGGAGAACGAGGCAAAGAGGAGCAGGCGACAGGAGGTAGAGGAGGAGGACTGTCGGGCTGAGCAAGACAGAATAAAGACCCAGGAGGAGCAGGTGGAGGTCTCCCTCCCTGGAACTGTGGAAGCCCAGATTCCAGCACACACCAGCCCTGATGTAGAAATGAACACTG TGACTCCCAGCGACACCCTCATTCGTCGCTCAATCAGCCAGCAGAAAACGGGCGTTTCCATCACCATCGATGATCCTGTCCGCACAGCCCAGCAGCCCTCCCCACCCCGAGGAAAAGTCTCCAATATTGTCCACATATGCAACCTG GTGAGGCCGTTCACACTGGGacagctgaaggagctgctcagCAGAACTGGAACGCTGGTGGAGGACGGGTTCTGGATTGATAAAATCAAGTCCCACTGCTACGTCACT TATTCCAGTGTAGAGGAGGCAGTTGCTACACGGACAGCTCTGCATGGAGTGAAGTGGCCTCAGAGCAACCCAAAAGTCCTCAGTGTGGACTTCTGCCAGCAGGATGAG TTGGACTTCCACAAAAGTTTGGGAACAGCAGAACGGCCGGGTGATGATCAGGGGCCCGGCCCCGGCCGTGGGCGAGCGCTGGGCCTCCCCCCGCTGCTTCCAGAGCGAGACCAATGGGCTGAACGGGAGCGGGAGATGGAGCGCCGAGAGCGGGCTCGGGCAGAGCGCGAGTGGGATCGGGACAAGATCAAGGAGTTCGGGAAGCATGGAGAGGACAAGGAGGGGGGTTCTCGGAGATCACGTTCCAGGGAGAGGCGACGTAAGGAAAGGGGAAAGAGCAAGGAGAAGAAGGCGGATAAGAAGG CTGATGAACCTCCTGCAAAGTTGCTAGATGATTTGTTCTGCAAAACTAAAGCAACTCCCTGCATTTATTGGCTTCCACTGACTGATGAACAG
- the c17h14orf119 gene encoding uncharacterized protein C14orf119 homolog, translating to MSWFNQVNQGSHPQQPAEIQSFVPSNSTCNPPNGPGVFYTLTSGAGLSTPSPSPSYDFPSAPRAGASPLRLENLSCAAQSSDHVQDPPEPISYVTLQEQRCVLSWFQGWSSSQRERFLQDLLGKAVPGKVCTLLDSLSTLQVQDKLPNIFECQLRLWTQWFESWREEERNHFLHMLEEHDPTFVALFYKSVAGTAGRD from the exons ATGTCGTGGTTTAATCAAGTCAACCAAGGGTCACATCCACAGCAGCCCGCTGAGATCCAGAGTTTTGTTCCTTCCAACAGCACCTGTAATCCCCCAAACGGACCAGGTGTCTTCTATACCCTAACAAGTGGAGCTGGTCTCTCCACTCCGAGTCCTAGCCCTTCATACGACTTTCCATCAGCTCCACGTGCTGGAGCCAGCCCTCTCCGCTTGGAGAACCTGTCCTGTGCCGCTCAGAGCTCAGATCATGTCCAAGATCCCCCAGAGCCCATCTCCTATGTGACCCTACAGGAGCAGCGCTGCGTCCTGAGCTGGTTCCAGGGCTGGAGCTCCTCCCAGAGAGAAAGGTTCCTGCAGGATCTTCTTGGCAAAGCTGTGCCGGGAAAAGTGTGCACCTTGCTAGATTCCCTCAGTACTCTTCAG GTTCAGGATAAGCTGCCAAACATCTTTGAATGCCAGCTGCGCCTCTGGACCCAGTGGTTTGAGTCatggagagaggaggagaggaatcACTTTCTGCACATGCTGGAGGAGCACGACCCAACTTTTGTCGCCCTCTTTTACAAAAGTGTTGCTGGCACAGCAGGAAGAGACtga